In one Lolium rigidum isolate FL_2022 chromosome 3, APGP_CSIRO_Lrig_0.1, whole genome shotgun sequence genomic region, the following are encoded:
- the LOC124698225 gene encoding protein RAFTIN 1B-like has translation MARFLIALLAAALVAVQAGGQLGHAAPATAEVFWRTVLPHSPLPDAILRLLRPAADTSSFVSKAEERPPFDYQDYRRSSSGDGSSKRTGAAARAGDFDYDDYRGGGERRVAAADTPFGYDYKAPSTNQAGERLAGAAADTPFGYDYKAPSTAMGGGQAEPTKTKVFFHEESVRVGERLPFHFPPASAPALGFLPRRVADSVPFMAPALPGVLAAFGVAPGSTMASSMEATLRACETPTMAGESKFCATSLEALVERAMGVLGTRDVRPVTSTLPRDGAPLQTYTVRAVQRVEGGPVFVACHPEPFPYTVYRCHTTGPSRAYMVEMEGARGAVDGVTIATVCHTDTSMWNPEHISFRLLGTKPGGTPVCHLMPYGHIIWAKNVKRWTA, from the exons ATGGCGCGCTTCCTCATCGCCCTCCTCGCTGCCGCCCTAGTCGCG GTTCAGGCTGGAGGGCAGCTGGGCCAcgcggcgccggcgacggcggaggtATTCTGGCGCACCGTGCTGCCGCACTCGCCATTGCCGGACGccatcctccgcctcctccgccctgCAGCAG ACACCAGCAGCTTCGTGAGCAAGGCCGAGGAGCGGCCCCCCTTCGACTACCAAGACTACAGGCGCTCGTCGTCCGGTGATGGCTCCAGCAAACGCACCGGCGCTGCTGCCCGAGCAGGTGAtttcgactacgacgactaccgcggcggaggc GAACGCCGtgtcgccgccgccgacacccCATTCGGGTACGACTACAAGGCGCCGAGCACAAACCAAGCAGGGGAACGACTTGCTGGCGCCGCTGCTGACACGCCTTTCGGGTACGATTACAAGGCGCCGAGCACGGCTATGGGTGGCGGCCAGGCGGAACCGACGAAGACGAAGGTATTCTTCCACGAGGAGTCCGTGCGCGTCGGGGAGCGTCTCCCGTTCCACTTCCCTCCCGCCTCGGCCCCCGCGCTGGGCTTCCTGCCGCGCCGCGTCGCCGACTCCGTCCCGTTCATGGCGCCCGCTCTACCAGGCGTCCTCGCGGCTTTCGGTGTCGCGCCGGGGTCCACCATGGCATCCAGCATGGAGGCGACGCTGCGCGCCTGCGAGACGCCGACCATGGCTGGGGAGTCCAAGTTCTGCGCGACGTCTCTGGAGGCGCTGGTGGAGCGCGCCATGGGAGTCCTGGGGACACGCGACGTAAGGCCGGTGACGTCGACGCTGCCCCGCGACGGCGCGCCGCTGCAGACGTACACCGTCCGCGCCGTGCAGCGGGTGGAGGGCGGCCCGGTCTTCGTGGCGTGCCACCCAGAGCCTTTCCCGTACACCGTGTACCGCTGCCACACCACCGGCCCGTCCAGGGCGTACATGGTGGAGATGGAGGGCGCGCGCGGCGCCGTCGACGGGGTGACCATCGCCACCGTGTGCCACACGGACACGTCAATGTGGAACCCGGAGCACATCTCCTTCAGGCTCCTCGGCACCAAGCCCGGCGGCACACCGGTCTGCCACCTCATGCCCTACGGCCACATCATCTGGGCCAAGAACGTGAAACGCTGGACGGCGTGA